A region of Micromonas commoda chromosome 4, complete sequence DNA encodes the following proteins:
- a CDS encoding predicted protein, translated as MDDTLRDTGADVSSAGTKSLPPVESRKNRFPMCVVWCPLPMITWLFPPIGHVGICYSDGLITDFLGSRFIHRGSLGFGAVARYWRLDPTKVTDGAGGVHTFDTSVRRAESLFNTCEYYNLFGNNCHQYAAHAMNLAGYQGKRDWNMVHVAANVLLKGRWVSPWAAVKTWGPFCVALVACAATGAWGFVQGIFGAFLLLVVYFSSYSFGYADPARKLYQTPNKVEQYSEDEVMGMQMHQAAGGGDDEEPPLPPGRSIG; from the coding sequence ATGGACGACACGCTCCGCGACACGGGCGCGGATGTGTCATCCGCGGGGACTAAATCCCTACCCCCGGTGGAGTCTCGCAAGAATCGCTTCCCGATGTGCGTCGTGTGGTGCCCGCTGCCCATGATCACGTGGCTCTTCCCGCCCATCGGCCACGTCGGAATCTGCTATTCCGACGGCCTCATCACTGACTTTCTGGGTTCTCGCTTCATCCACCGCGGCTCgctcggcttcggcgcggtcgcgaggTACTGGCGCCTGGACCCGACCAAGGtgacggacggcgcgggcggcgtacACACCTTCGACACGAGCGTGCGAAGGGCGGAATCCCTCTTCAACACCTGCGAATACTACAACCTCTTCGGTAACAACTGCCACCAgtacgcggcgcacgcgatgaACCTTGCGGGTTACCAGGGCAAGCGCGACTGGAACATGGTGCACGTGGCGGCCAACGTCCTGCTCAAGGGGAGATGGGTCAGCCCATGGGCGGCGGTCAAGACGTGGGGGCCGTTCTGCGTtgcgctcgtcgcgtgcgcggcgacgggggcgtggGGTTTCGTCCAGGGAATCTTCGGGGCGTTCTTGCTGCTGGTGGTGTACTTCTCGTCTTACTCGTTCGGGTAcgcggatccggcgcgaAAGCTCTACCAGACGCCGAACAAAGTGGAGCAATACTCTGAAGACGAGGTGATGGGGATGCAGATGCATCAGgcggccgggggcggggacgatgaGGAGCCGCCGCTGCCTCCGGGGCGATCAATCGGGTAG